Proteins encoded within one genomic window of Brachybacterium sp. P6-10-X1:
- a CDS encoding YccF domain-containing protein: MRSLLALILNIIWLLTAGWSLFLGYVLAGIIACIFVVTIPFGLASFRIAGFVIWPFGREVVDTRRGGVGSALGNVLWFVIAGWWLAIGHVVTAVAQAVTIIGIPLAWANIKLIPVTCFPFGKEVVGSDAARARMVPTAR; this comes from the coding sequence ATGCGCTCCCTCCTCGCCCTGATCCTGAACATCATCTGGCTGCTCACCGCGGGATGGTCCCTGTTCCTGGGCTACGTGCTCGCCGGGATCATCGCCTGCATCTTCGTCGTCACGATCCCCTTCGGCCTGGCATCGTTCCGGATCGCCGGCTTCGTGATCTGGCCGTTCGGCCGCGAGGTGGTCGACACCCGTCGCGGCGGCGTCGGCAGCGCGCTCGGCAACGTGCTCTGGTTCGTCATCGCCGGATGGTGGCTGGCGATCGGCCACGTCGTCACCGCCGTCGCCCAGGCCGTCACGATCATCGGCATCCCGCTCGCCTGGGCGAACATCAAGCTCATCCCCGTCACCTGCTTCCCCTTCGGCAAGGAGGTCGTCGGCTCCGACGCGGCCCGCGCCCGCATGGTCCCCACGGCCCGCTGA
- a CDS encoding flavin reductase family protein: MPQNPSVPRNPPDDEAAPVDEAEYRRLSDLIAAGLAVVSTRQGSHDIAVTVDSYLDLSYDPPTMLVALYGMSRVAEAAEESGHFCLSVLAADQQHLADRFGTPGAPLVGLFSGLEITRTADGDAILPGTLAHFAIRVQQAVDAATHRVLIGPVHEMGEGRLGVGPAVRFAAEKRELR, encoded by the coding sequence GTGCCGCAGAATCCTTCCGTCCCGCGGAATCCTCCGGACGACGAGGCCGCGCCGGTCGACGAAGCCGAGTATCGCCGTCTCAGCGACCTGATCGCGGCGGGGCTGGCGGTCGTGAGCACCCGACAGGGCAGCCACGACATCGCCGTCACCGTCGACTCCTATCTCGACCTCTCCTACGACCCGCCCACGATGCTGGTGGCCCTGTACGGCATGTCCCGCGTCGCCGAGGCCGCCGAGGAGTCGGGGCACTTCTGCCTCAGCGTCCTGGCCGCGGACCAACAGCACCTGGCCGATCGTTTCGGCACTCCGGGCGCCCCACTGGTCGGCCTGTTCAGCGGCCTCGAGATCACCCGCACGGCCGACGGCGACGCGATCCTGCCGGGCACCCTCGCCCACTTCGCGATCCGTGTCCAGCAGGCCGTCGATGCCGCCACCCACCGTGTGCTGATCGGCCCCGTGCACGAGATGGGGGAGGGCCGGCTCGGGGTCGGGCCCGCGGTGCGCTTCGCCGCCGAGAAGCGCGAGCTGCGCTGA
- a CDS encoding alpha/beta hydrolase translates to MRALLRPLLRVFAAPRLNMREDYQKVRRLQRHLTALPRTRYRAASWRTVPGDPGSHVPVRVFQPREKRREDVLLFLHGGGWVTGDIESYTPACATMADLTGCVVVSVDYRLAPEHPFPAGLEDCYQVVRLLLDEPGRADLDDPGRIVLVGDSAGGNLAAAVSLLLRERGHVGVRRQILLYPVTHWDHDPATSPFASVREHGADYRLTTTEVQDYMEMYVPDPAHRKDPRVSPLMARDLTAQPRTLVITAELDLLRDEGEAYGQALAGAGTAVRIHCVPEALHGFITLPRFSRTLRDAYEVIDEFLEEPL, encoded by the coding sequence GTGAGAGCGCTGCTGCGGCCGCTGCTGAGGGTGTTCGCCGCGCCGCGGCTGAACATGCGCGAGGACTACCAGAAGGTCCGCCGCCTCCAGCGCCACCTCACGGCGCTCCCCCGCACGAGATATCGGGCCGCCTCCTGGCGCACCGTCCCCGGCGACCCCGGCAGCCACGTGCCGGTGCGGGTCTTCCAGCCCCGCGAGAAGCGGCGTGAGGACGTTCTGCTGTTCCTCCACGGCGGCGGCTGGGTCACCGGCGACATCGAGAGCTACACCCCGGCCTGCGCCACGATGGCGGACCTCACCGGGTGCGTCGTCGTCTCGGTCGACTACCGCCTCGCCCCGGAGCACCCCTTCCCGGCGGGCCTCGAGGACTGCTATCAGGTGGTGCGCCTGCTGCTGGACGAGCCCGGGCGCGCCGACCTCGACGACCCCGGCCGCATCGTGCTGGTCGGCGACTCCGCCGGGGGCAACCTCGCCGCCGCCGTGTCCCTGCTGCTGCGCGAGCGCGGCCACGTCGGGGTGCGCCGCCAGATCCTGCTGTACCCGGTCACGCACTGGGACCACGACCCGGCGACCAGCCCCTTCGCCTCGGTCCGCGAGCACGGCGCGGACTACCGTCTGACCACCACCGAGGTCCAGGACTACATGGAGATGTACGTCCCCGACCCCGCGCACCGGAAGGATCCCCGCGTCTCCCCGCTGATGGCGCGCGACCTCACCGCGCAGCCCCGGACCCTCGTGATCACCGCGGAGCTGGACCTGCTGCGGGACGAGGGGGAGGCCTACGGGCAGGCCCTGGCCGGGGCCGGCACCGCGGTGCGCATCCACTGCGTGCCCGAGGCGCTGCACGGCTTCATCACCTTGCCGCGCTTCTCGAGGACCCTGCGGGACGCCTACGAGGTGATCGACGAGTTCCTCGAGGAGCCGCTGTGA
- a CDS encoding alcohol acetyltransferase: protein MSREAWVRLDNASNIFLAARSEVDPKVFRLSAELDHEVDPQLLQEALESTYERYRLYHAVLRRGVFWYYLQDSDLQPQVIAEETAPCAPIYQADRRTLLFRVMHHHRRISLEVFHALADGTGALWFLTDLVAAYVRRRFPDPALPGSDEPDRDGAAAPAAAAPAPTEPVHHLTTDDFVHYFRRRRRRRRPDAWAERAAFSREAAPAPLTVAVDVEDDESEAREERPAPPDSPVHHLRGTRTPDSRPRLVELTMPAAPVLGLARAEGAALTMYLTAVLFDAVRRSSGGLGKARTLAASVPVNLRQFFPSTSARNFFATTRIQHTYGEGDDSLGRICRALECDFRAKASADHLEHNLRRFLRFERMPLLRVVPRPLKDVILSQVNRANNRGLTVAVSNLGRVTMPEPSAAHVQRLLFHVSAVRPQISVISHGDVLTISFTSPFVETDHVREFVRILTDAGVDVSVAAARTTEAELAAAGEGGP from the coding sequence GTGAGCCGCGAGGCCTGGGTGCGGCTGGACAACGCCTCGAACATCTTCCTGGCCGCCCGCAGCGAGGTCGACCCCAAGGTGTTCCGCCTGAGCGCCGAGCTGGACCACGAGGTGGACCCGCAGCTGCTGCAGGAGGCCCTCGAGTCCACCTACGAGCGCTACCGGCTCTACCACGCGGTGCTGCGCCGCGGCGTGTTCTGGTACTACCTCCAGGACAGCGACCTGCAGCCGCAGGTGATCGCCGAGGAGACCGCGCCCTGCGCCCCGATCTACCAGGCCGACCGGCGCACGCTGCTGTTCCGCGTCATGCACCATCACCGCCGGATCAGCCTCGAGGTGTTCCACGCGCTCGCCGACGGCACCGGCGCCCTGTGGTTCCTCACCGACCTGGTCGCCGCCTACGTGCGGCGCCGCTTCCCCGACCCCGCCCTGCCCGGCAGCGACGAGCCCGACCGCGACGGCGCTGCAGCGCCGGCCGCCGCCGCACCGGCCCCCACGGAGCCTGTCCACCATCTGACCACCGACGACTTCGTCCACTACTTCCGCCGCCGACGGCGCCGCCGTCGGCCCGATGCGTGGGCGGAGCGCGCCGCCTTCAGCCGCGAGGCCGCTCCGGCCCCTCTGACCGTCGCGGTCGACGTCGAGGACGACGAGAGCGAGGCCCGCGAGGAGCGGCCGGCGCCGCCGGACTCCCCGGTGCACCATCTGCGCGGGACCCGTACGCCGGACTCCCGTCCGCGCCTGGTCGAGCTCACCATGCCCGCCGCCCCGGTGCTGGGCCTGGCCCGCGCCGAGGGCGCCGCGCTGACGATGTACCTGACCGCAGTGCTGTTCGACGCGGTCCGACGTTCCTCGGGCGGGCTGGGGAAGGCCCGCACCCTTGCCGCCTCGGTGCCGGTGAACCTGCGGCAGTTCTTCCCGTCCACCTCGGCGCGGAACTTCTTCGCCACCACCCGCATCCAGCACACCTACGGCGAGGGGGACGACTCCCTGGGACGCATCTGCCGGGCGCTGGAGTGCGACTTCCGGGCCAAGGCCTCGGCGGACCACCTCGAGCACAATCTGCGCCGCTTCCTCCGCTTCGAGCGCATGCCCCTGCTGCGCGTGGTGCCGCGCCCGCTCAAGGACGTGATCCTGTCGCAGGTGAATCGGGCCAACAACCGGGGACTGACCGTCGCCGTCTCGAACCTGGGCCGGGTCACGATGCCGGAGCCGTCCGCCGCCCACGTGCAGCGGCTGCTGTTCCACGTCTCCGCCGTGCGGCCCCAGATCTCCGTCATCTCCCACGGCGACGTCCTGACGATCTCCTTCACCTCCCCGTTCGTCGAGACCGATCACGTCCGCGAGTTCGTCCGGATCCTCACCGACGCCGGGGTCGACGTCTCCGTCGCCGCGGCACGCACCACCGAGGCCGAGCTCGCGGCAGCGGGGGAGGGGGGGCCATGA
- a CDS encoding DUF6320 domain-containing protein has protein sequence MSRCRDCEVDVEGDWSRCPLCSGPLAGDPGVGPLPAVPLRFSRRRLLRALVLTSIGVVLVSFAVQLLITPGVPGLGVLRSVWLAIAGLWLVVLMAVHKRRNLAKSTVYFVVLVGLVTVYWDYLLGWSAWSLTYAVPILCASSLLALMIIVHLMRMEVGEHIVYSGLVVLLGLTPLVFLGLRWVTTPLPSAICGALSVAALVLLQLARGAETRHELAKRLHL, from the coding sequence ATGAGCCGTTGCCGCGACTGCGAGGTCGATGTCGAGGGCGACTGGTCCCGCTGCCCGTTGTGCAGCGGGCCGCTGGCGGGGGATCCCGGCGTCGGCCCCCTGCCCGCCGTGCCGCTGCGGTTCTCCCGCCGCCGCCTGCTGCGCGCCCTCGTGCTGACCTCGATCGGCGTCGTCCTCGTCTCCTTCGCCGTGCAGCTGCTGATCACCCCGGGCGTGCCGGGTCTGGGCGTGCTGCGCTCGGTGTGGCTGGCGATCGCCGGTCTCTGGCTGGTGGTGCTGATGGCGGTGCACAAACGGCGCAACCTCGCCAAGTCCACGGTGTACTTCGTGGTCCTGGTCGGGCTGGTCACCGTGTACTGGGACTACCTGCTGGGATGGAGCGCCTGGTCCCTGACGTACGCGGTGCCGATCCTGTGCGCCTCCTCGCTGCTCGCGCTGATGATCATCGTGCACCTGATGCGGATGGAGGTCGGCGAGCACATCGTCTACAGCGGCCTGGTGGTGCTGCTGGGTCTGACCCCGCTGGTGTTCCTCGGCCTGCGCTGGGTGACCACGCCGCTGCCCTCGGCCATCTGCGGGGCGCTCAGCGTGGCCGCGCTGGTGCTGCTGCAGCTGGCCCGCGGCGCCGAGACCCGCCACGAGCTCGCCAAGCGCCTGCATCTGTAG
- a CDS encoding uracil-xanthine permease family protein, with protein MFRWSLHGDGRTIAADEIVLPEERLAWPLTIGIGAQHVIAMFGATFLVPLLTGFPPSTTLLFSGIGTLLFLVITANKVPSYLGSSFAFIAPITASTQADSMGAALGGVMITGLLLAVLGLIVSRVGTRWISVLMPPVVMGSIVALIGFNLAPTAYENFQQSAATATVTLLAVVLCTALFKGLLGRVSVLLGVLIGYLMAVLRGEVSFEEVRAAPWFGLPEFHHPTVDPGLLVMFLPVVLVLLAENVGHVTSVGLMTNRNLDHMVGRTLASDGLATALSAGFGGSPTTTYGENIGVMSATRVYSTAAYWVAGVVAILLSLSPKIGALIFTIPPGVLGGVTFVLYGLIGIVGVRMWVDGKVDFSRPKNQFTAGVALVVGIANVTWTVGGIQLTGIALGTIAALLIYHVMDSLGHATGTEVQEPEPAEVVPSTGSGPRE; from the coding sequence ATGTTCCGCTGGAGCCTGCACGGCGACGGCCGCACAATCGCCGCCGACGAGATCGTCCTGCCCGAGGAGCGTCTGGCCTGGCCGCTGACCATCGGCATCGGCGCCCAGCACGTGATCGCCATGTTCGGCGCCACGTTCCTGGTGCCGCTGCTGACCGGTTTCCCGCCGTCGACCACCCTGCTGTTCTCCGGCATCGGCACGCTGCTGTTCCTGGTCATCACCGCGAACAAGGTGCCCAGCTACCTCGGCTCGTCCTTCGCGTTCATCGCCCCCATCACCGCCTCCACCCAGGCGGACTCCATGGGAGCCGCCCTCGGCGGCGTGATGATCACCGGGCTCCTGCTGGCCGTCCTGGGCCTGATCGTCTCCCGGGTGGGGACCCGCTGGATCTCCGTGCTCATGCCCCCGGTGGTGATGGGTTCGATCGTCGCGCTGATCGGCTTCAACCTCGCCCCCACGGCGTACGAGAACTTCCAGCAGTCCGCCGCCACGGCGACGGTGACGCTGCTGGCCGTGGTGCTGTGCACCGCGCTGTTCAAGGGCCTGCTGGGACGCGTCTCCGTGCTGCTGGGTGTGCTGATCGGCTACCTGATGGCGGTCCTGCGCGGGGAGGTGTCCTTCGAGGAGGTGAGGGCGGCGCCCTGGTTCGGGCTGCCCGAGTTCCACCACCCCACGGTCGACCCGGGCCTGCTGGTGATGTTCCTGCCCGTGGTGCTCGTGCTGCTGGCCGAGAACGTCGGCCACGTGACCAGCGTCGGGCTCATGACCAACCGGAACCTCGACCACATGGTGGGCCGCACCCTGGCCTCCGACGGCCTGGCCACCGCGCTCTCGGCCGGCTTCGGCGGCTCGCCGACCACCACCTACGGCGAGAACATCGGGGTCATGAGCGCCACCCGCGTCTACTCCACGGCCGCGTACTGGGTGGCCGGCGTCGTCGCGATCCTGCTGTCGCTGTCGCCGAAGATCGGCGCGCTGATCTTCACCATCCCGCCCGGCGTGCTCGGCGGCGTGACCTTCGTGCTCTATGGCCTGATCGGCATCGTCGGCGTGCGCATGTGGGTCGACGGGAAGGTCGACTTCTCCCGTCCCAAGAACCAGTTCACCGCGGGCGTGGCCCTGGTGGTCGGGATCGCGAACGTCACCTGGACCGTCGGCGGCATCCAGCTGACCGGCATCGCGCTGGGCACGATCGCCGCCCTGCTGATCTACCACGTCATGGACTCACTCGGCCACGCCACCGGCACCGAGGTCCAGGAGCCCGAGCCGGCCGAGGTCGTCCCGAGCACGGGCAGCGGGCCGCGGGAGTGA
- the ctlX gene encoding citrulline utilization hydrolase CtlX: MTGQAPAHVVLVRPHRFHPNPLTAADNAFQHDVTAPSDEIARRARREVGGLAEVLTAAGVEVHIFEDEGAATPDSVFPNNWLSTHEDGTVVLYPMCAPNRRAERRADVVTHLRERFAVRRVLDLSGYEDRSRFLEGTGAMVLDHVGRIAYACRSRRLDPELFALTCTELGYAPLLMDAADRDGTPVYHTNVLMSVGSEVAVVGSEMIRDPGQRERVLGSLRGSGRDVVEISEDQVQGFLGNCLEVSGRDGPALVMSARAAGKLSTAQRRRIERSCRILTAEVPTIEAAGGSVRCMIAGIHLPREQAPSSTGMPSARITVVPQTV; the protein is encoded by the coding sequence ATGACCGGGCAGGCACCGGCACACGTCGTCCTCGTCCGTCCCCACCGCTTCCACCCCAACCCTCTGACCGCGGCCGACAACGCCTTCCAGCACGACGTCACCGCACCGAGCGACGAGATCGCCCGGCGTGCCCGCAGGGAGGTCGGCGGTCTCGCCGAGGTGCTGACCGCCGCCGGTGTCGAGGTGCACATCTTCGAGGACGAGGGAGCCGCGACCCCCGACAGCGTGTTCCCCAACAACTGGCTGTCCACCCACGAGGACGGCACTGTGGTCCTCTACCCGATGTGCGCGCCGAACCGTCGGGCGGAGCGCCGCGCCGATGTCGTGACCCATCTGCGGGAGCGCTTCGCGGTGCGCCGCGTCCTGGATCTCTCGGGGTACGAGGACCGGTCGCGCTTTCTCGAGGGGACCGGGGCGATGGTGCTGGACCACGTCGGGCGCATCGCCTATGCCTGCCGGTCCCGGCGGCTGGACCCGGAGCTGTTCGCCCTGACGTGCACCGAGCTCGGATACGCCCCACTGCTGATGGACGCCGCGGACCGCGACGGGACGCCCGTCTACCACACGAACGTGCTGATGAGCGTGGGGTCCGAGGTCGCGGTCGTCGGCAGCGAGATGATCCGGGACCCCGGTCAGCGCGAGCGTGTGCTGGGATCGCTGCGCGGCAGCGGCCGGGACGTCGTGGAGATCTCCGAGGACCAGGTGCAGGGCTTCCTCGGCAACTGCCTCGAGGTCTCCGGCCGCGACGGGCCGGCCCTGGTGATGTCCGCCCGGGCGGCCGGGAAGCTCTCGACCGCCCAGCGCCGACGGATCGAGCGCTCCTGCCGGATCCTCACCGCCGAGGTGCCGACGATCGAGGCGGCCGGCGGCTCGGTGCGCTGCATGATCGCCGGGATCCACCTGCCTCGCGAGCAGGCTCCCTCCTCGACCGGGATGCCGAGCGCCCGGATCACCGTGGTGCCTCAGACCGTGTAG
- a CDS encoding ornithine cyclodeaminase yields the protein MTQLLDVANMARWIRRDGAEKILTSMTEYLEADFRRWERFDKTPRIASHTPLGVIELMPTSDGETYSFKYVNGHPSNPARGFQTVTAFGVLADVDNGYPTFLAEMTLLTALRTAATSALAAKTLARPDARTLALIGAGSQSEFQALAFRGVLGIEDVRVFDVDPAAIAKVRRNLEPLGFRVHAADCVDDAVRGADIITTCTADKARNTVLDAAQVRPGVHVNAIGGDCPGKTELDPAILEQAQVFVEFTPQTRIEGEIQQMDADFPVTELWRVLTGAATGRTAPEDITVFDSVGFAIADFSALRCARDATVGTDMQSAVDLVADPDDPKDLFSLVDVLAPVS from the coding sequence ATGACGCAGCTGCTCGATGTCGCCAACATGGCCCGATGGATCCGGCGCGACGGAGCCGAGAAGATCCTCACGAGCATGACCGAGTACCTCGAGGCGGACTTCCGCCGCTGGGAGCGTTTCGACAAGACCCCGCGGATCGCCAGCCACACGCCGCTGGGCGTGATCGAGCTGATGCCGACCTCCGACGGGGAGACCTACTCCTTCAAGTACGTCAACGGCCATCCCTCCAATCCGGCCCGCGGCTTCCAGACCGTCACCGCGTTCGGGGTGCTGGCCGACGTGGACAACGGCTACCCCACCTTCCTCGCGGAGATGACGCTGCTGACCGCGCTGCGCACTGCGGCGACGTCGGCCCTGGCGGCGAAGACCCTGGCCCGTCCCGACGCACGCACCCTGGCGCTGATCGGCGCCGGCTCGCAGTCCGAGTTCCAGGCCCTGGCCTTCCGCGGGGTGCTCGGCATCGAGGACGTGCGGGTCTTCGACGTCGATCCCGCCGCGATCGCGAAGGTGCGGCGGAACCTCGAACCGCTCGGATTCCGGGTGCACGCCGCGGACTGCGTGGACGATGCTGTCCGTGGCGCGGACATCATCACCACCTGCACCGCGGACAAGGCGCGCAACACCGTCCTGGACGCCGCACAGGTGCGGCCGGGCGTGCACGTGAACGCCATCGGCGGCGACTGTCCCGGCAAGACGGAGCTCGACCCGGCGATCCTCGAGCAGGCGCAGGTGTTCGTCGAGTTCACGCCCCAGACCCGCATCGAGGGAGAGATCCAGCAGATGGACGCCGACTTCCCGGTCACCGAGCTGTGGCGGGTCCTCACCGGCGCCGCGACCGGCCGCACGGCCCCCGAGGACATCACCGTCTTCGACTCCGTCGGCTTCGCGATCGCCGACTTCTCCGCGCTGCGCTGCGCCCGGGACGCGACCGTCGGCACCGACATGCAGTCCGCGGTGGACCTGGTGGCGGACCCCGACGACCCCAAGGATCTCTTCTCCCTGGTGGACGTCCTCGCCCCGGTGAGCTGA
- a CDS encoding Lrp/AsnC family transcriptional regulator, whose amino-acid sequence MERISDLDERLLAALRKDGRAPIATLATQLGVSRATISNRLDKLTAAGVIVGFTVRVRDYAETATVRATSFIEVEGRSTDRVIARLRGFPEIQSLHTTNGGWDLVAEIACPDLPAFDDVLRRVRSIDGVVNSETSLLLSSVLR is encoded by the coding sequence ATGGAGCGCATCTCGGATCTCGACGAACGACTGCTGGCGGCGCTGCGCAAGGACGGTCGGGCCCCGATCGCGACCCTCGCCACGCAGCTCGGGGTCTCGCGGGCGACGATCTCCAACCGGCTCGACAAGCTCACCGCCGCCGGCGTGATCGTCGGCTTCACGGTGCGGGTGCGGGACTACGCCGAGACCGCCACCGTGCGGGCCACCTCGTTCATCGAGGTCGAGGGGCGCAGCACCGATCGGGTGATCGCGCGTCTGCGCGGGTTCCCGGAGATCCAGTCCCTGCACACCACCAACGGGGGCTGGGACCTGGTCGCCGAGATCGCCTGCCCGGACCTGCCCGCCTTCGACGACGTGCTGCGCCGGGTCCGTTCGATCGACGGGGTCGTCAACAGCGAGACCAGCCTGCTGCTCAGCTCCGTGCTGCGCTGA
- a CDS encoding metal-dependent hydrolase: MMGGHHAISGTAAWMALAGSAPVLGHVTGLDLWELAPSQVTTGAVVATGAALLPDIDHPSGTISRSGGGLTKALTRAVSSAAGHRGATHTLLAVAIFTALAVVIHRLDWQVDLPVLGEVQAGAALLVAAMCALGTRALKMVEGRWLPWAVGLAAGLLVAVIAPDTSFWLPAAVAVGALTHLVGDLLTTDGIPFPTWPLTVKPPKHLASGLWQRSGDIALPLLGDAGSAREWLLCTALTAYAAMTTVVTVAGAPWTLAT; this comes from the coding sequence ATGATGGGCGGACACCATGCGATCAGCGGCACGGCCGCCTGGATGGCCCTGGCGGGATCCGCCCCGGTGCTGGGGCACGTGACCGGACTCGACCTGTGGGAGCTCGCTCCCTCGCAGGTGACCACCGGAGCCGTGGTCGCCACCGGCGCTGCGCTGCTGCCGGACATCGACCACCCCAGCGGGACGATCTCCCGCTCGGGCGGCGGCCTCACCAAGGCACTCACCCGGGCCGTCAGCTCCGCGGCCGGGCACCGCGGGGCGACGCACACTCTCCTGGCGGTCGCGATCTTCACCGCCCTGGCGGTGGTCATCCACCGGCTCGACTGGCAGGTCGACCTGCCCGTCCTGGGTGAGGTCCAGGCCGGCGCCGCACTGCTGGTCGCCGCGATGTGCGCGCTCGGCACCCGGGCCCTGAAGATGGTCGAGGGGCGGTGGCTGCCCTGGGCGGTGGGCCTCGCCGCGGGTCTGCTGGTCGCCGTCATCGCCCCGGACACGTCGTTCTGGCTCCCGGCCGCCGTAGCTGTCGGTGCGCTGACCCATCTCGTCGGCGATCTGCTCACCACCGACGGGATCCCGTTCCCCACCTGGCCGCTGACCGTGAAGCCTCCGAAGCACCTCGCCTCGGGCCTCTGGCAGCGCAGCGGGGACATCGCCCTGCCGCTGCTCGGAGATGCGGGCAGCGCGCGGGAGTGGCTGCTGTGCACGGCGCTGACCGCGTATGCCGCGATGACCACCGTCGTGACGGTCGCCGGGGCGCCGTGGACGCTCGCCACCTGA